From Erigeron canadensis isolate Cc75 chromosome 8, C_canadensis_v1, whole genome shotgun sequence, one genomic window encodes:
- the LOC122579660 gene encoding galactoside 2-alpha-L-fucosyltransferase-like, producing MMINEIRIRKRIGVLFVCSLFFIFFLRYFLQPSGEKVINNYESCLSRYESGRYRRESPHKPSSYLISRLGEYEALHTRCGPNTEAYKQKIRELKSGRLNNNHDDESSDCKYLVRIPADGLGNRMLSLASAFLYALLTNRVLLVYDNKIDMSDLFCEPFPETTWSLPKEFPLWNRLDSLNQHSPESYGNIANLSESYSSLSFIYLFISGGYNDNDKRFYCDQDHKYLGNISWVIMKSNFYFIPSLFLIPSFEQELAKLFPIKDTVFHFLGRYLFLPSNPVWDHITKYYQTYLEKSDEIIGIQIRVFDRGWVKMMFNAVWEYQTIPETVLSCSFENNVLPEINTNKSLVIPQGDHHKSIAVLVTSLTSDFFEKIEKVYSEHSTVDGTLIKVFHPSSEEKQRTEKKWHNMKAWADMYLLSLSDKLITSPGSTFGYVAQGLAGLTPWILHMPVNETVKKPPCSRALSMEPCFHVPPSYSNCDRRPTIDPDSVVSLVRRCEDITFGVKLVDPSHL from the coding sequence GGGAGAAAGTGATCAATAACTACGAATCTTGCCTGAGTAGGTATGAATCAGGAAGGTATCGTAGGGAATCACCGCACAAACCTTCGTCTTATCTAATTTCTAGATTAGGTGAATACGAAGCACTTCACACACGATGTGGACCTAACACAGAAGCCTACAAGCAAAAGATAAGAGAATTAAAGTCCGGTCGCTTGAACAATAATCATGATGATGAATCCTCGGATTGTAAGTATCTAGTGAGGATACCGGCTGATGGGCTAGGAAACAGAATGCTGAGCCTAGCATCAGCATTTCTTTATGCTCTTCTCACAAACAGGGTCCTTCTAGTTTACGACAACAAAATCGACATGTCTGATCTCTTCTGTGAGCCTTTTCCCGAAACCACATGGTCACTTCCGAAGGAATTCCCTCTTTGGAATCGGCTTGACTCGTTGAATCAGCATTCACCAGAAAGCTATGGCAACATTGCGAATCTTTCAGAAAGCTATTCTTCGTtatcatttatatatctttttatctcCGGTGGCTACAATGATAATGATAAGCGCTTCTATTGCGATCAAGATCATAAATATCTAGGAAACATATCTTGGGTAATTATGAAATCAAATTTCTACTTCATCCCTTCTCTGTTCTTGATCCCGTCGTTTGAGCAAGAACTAGCCAAACTTTTCCCAATAAAAGATACGGTTTTCCATTTCCTCGGTAGGTACCTTTTCTTGCCCTCTAATCCTGTTTGGGATCATATAACCAAATACTATCAAACCTACCTAGAAAAATCAGATGAAATAATCGGTATCCAGATCAGAGTCTTTGATCGTGGATGGGTCAAGATGATGTTTAATGCTGTATGGGAATATCAGACCATACCAGAGACGGTATTATCGTGTTCTTTTGAAAACAACGTTCTCCCAGAAATCAATACGAACAAATCGTTAGTCATCCCTCAAGGAGATCACCATAAGTCAATAGCCGTTCTAGTGACATCTTTGACATCtgatttttttgagaaaatagaaaaagtaTACTCGGAACATTCTACTGTAGATGGAACATTGATTaaagtttttcacccaagttcgGAAGAGAAACAGAGAACCGAGAAAAAGTGGCATAATATGAAAGCCTGGGCAGATATGTACTTACTGAGCTTGAGTGATAAACTGATCACTAGTCCCGGGTCGACGTTTGGATATGTGGCTCAAGGTCTTGCAGGATTAACACCATGGATTTTACACATGCCTGTAAATGAAACAGTGAAAAAACCTCCTTGTAGTCGAGCCCTGTCAATGGAGCCCTGCTTTCATGTTCCTCCTAGTTATAGCAATTGTGATAGGCGACCTACGATTGACCCTGATTCGGTTGTTTCTCTCGTTAGACGTTGCGAGGACATTACCTTTGGTGTTAAACTAGTTGACCCTAGTCACTTATGA